A single window of Lentimicrobiaceae bacterium DNA harbors:
- a CDS encoding MFS transporter, which produces MTEIIRKTLRDSKAARWTALVIVAFTMLTGYFFTEVISPLKPLLESQYGWSSTDFGYVTGAYGWFNVFLGMLIIAGIVLDKAGIRFSTLTSASIMVIGAFIKFYSVKYLATDTTFSFLGMHFTPQVFGACIGYAIFGVGVEFAGITVSRVIVKWFKGYEMALAMGLEMACARLGTFAAMAFAPTLASAFSIPGAILFGVVLLLIGLISFIVYFFMDVKLDKQTAEDDLDFSDEKFQFKDILLVIKNPGFWLIALLCVLFYSAVFPFYKYGTDLMFNKFGVPLNNGTILGFIPKGANIIPALLPFGTLFLTPLFGNIYDKKGKGATIMIIGAFLLVIAHVLLYLPGMTSTFLAFCAVIIIGIAFSLVPSAMWPSVPKIIPEKILGTAYSLIFFIQNIGLMLVPTFLGRILEKTNPEVTSAIAGAKEALSNGIVPEGAQPIIDNMVQAGQQVDIANLSSSQIADIVTAMREGANPIIAPYDYSQTWLLFIALSAIAVIFAFALKFVDKKKGYGLEKPNIVKQ; this is translated from the coding sequence ATGACAGAAATTATTCGTAAAACACTCAGAGATTCGAAAGCAGCTAGATGGACAGCTTTGGTAATAGTTGCCTTTACAATGCTTACGGGGTATTTCTTTACCGAAGTCATTTCACCGCTTAAACCCTTGTTAGAATCGCAGTACGGTTGGAGCAGCACTGATTTTGGCTATGTTACAGGTGCCTACGGTTGGTTCAACGTATTTTTAGGTATGCTTATTATAGCCGGTATTGTTCTGGATAAAGCTGGAATACGCTTTTCAACCCTAACTTCAGCTTCAATCATGGTGATAGGAGCATTTATTAAATTTTATTCGGTAAAATACCTTGCTACCGATACCACATTTTCATTTTTAGGAATGCATTTTACTCCACAAGTTTTCGGTGCATGTATAGGTTACGCAATATTTGGTGTAGGTGTTGAGTTTGCCGGAATAACAGTTTCGCGTGTTATTGTAAAATGGTTTAAGGGTTATGAAATGGCTCTTGCTATGGGTCTAGAAATGGCTTGTGCTCGTTTGGGTACTTTTGCTGCAATGGCTTTTGCACCAACACTTGCTAGTGCTTTTTCTATCCCTGGCGCTATTCTTTTTGGTGTTGTATTGCTACTTATCGGACTAATTTCCTTTATCGTCTACTTCTTCATGGATGTTAAACTAGACAAACAAACTGCAGAAGATGATTTGGACTTTTCTGACGAGAAATTTCAATTTAAAGATATACTTTTAGTTATTAAAAACCCTGGTTTTTGGCTAATAGCTTTACTTTGCGTTCTGTTTTATTCGGCTGTATTCCCATTCTACAAGTATGGCACCGACCTAATGTTCAACAAATTTGGCGTACCGCTCAACAACGGAACAATCTTAGGATTTATCCCTAAGGGTGCAAATATTATTCCTGCATTGTTGCCATTCGGAACACTGTTTTTAACACCACTTTTCGGTAATATCTATGATAAAAAAGGGAAAGGTGCAACAATTATGATTATAGGAGCTTTCTTGTTGGTAATTGCACACGTCTTACTTTATTTACCCGGAATGACCAGCACCTTTTTGGCATTCTGTGCAGTTATTATTATTGGTATTGCTTTCTCGCTTGTACCTTCGGCAATGTGGCCCTCGGTTCCAAAAATTATCCCCGAAAAAATATTAGGTACAGCTTATTCACTAATTTTCTTTATCCAAAATATTGGTCTTATGCTTGTTCCTACATTTTTGGGCAGAATATTGGAAAAAACCAATCCTGAAGTTACAAGCGCAATAGCAGGTGCAAAAGAAGCATTGTCGAACGGCATTGTTCCCGAAGGCGCTCAACCTATTATCGATAATATGGTACAAGCTGGTCAGCAAGTTGATATTGCAAATCTTAGCTCTTCGCAAATTGCCGATATAGTTACTGCAATGAGAGAAGGTGCTAATCCTATTATTGCTCCTTACGATTATTCCCAAACATGGTTGCTTTTTATTGCTTTAAGCGCTATAGCAGTTATATTTGCATTTGCTCTTAAATTTGTTGATAAAAAGAAAGGTTACGGACTTGAAAAACCAAACATTGTCAAACAATAA
- a CDS encoding glycosyltransferase yields the protein MKLLVILPRVPYPTEKGDKLRAFHQLRILSKYHDIVLCSLYDEDIDPDAKKVLKEFCTKLYFFKLNRWGLFVNMLKALFSCRPFQVAYFYRRSIKNKIETIIEKEKPEHIYCQLLRTAEYVKNIDIPKTIDYQDVFSIGIKRRMDKVNLLLRPVFWMEYVRLRKYENKIFSWFDNKTIISYPDRDLIPHKNYEQIHVIPNGVDYDFFTANKMAEQSYDIVFTGNMNYPPNIMACLYLVNDILPLVNKTYPNCSVLLAGATPHAKVKQLKSENVAVSGWLHDIRDAYNNAKIFIAPMQIGTGLQNKLLEAMSMQKPCITTALANNALKAIPDEHLLIGNNAQELADCIVRLLNDAELCTKIGNQAREFILENYSWEKNTEQLSNIIINTNKK from the coding sequence ATGAAATTGTTGGTAATACTTCCGCGCGTTCCTTATCCAACCGAAAAAGGCGATAAGTTAAGAGCTTTTCATCAATTGCGTATATTGTCAAAATATCATGATATTGTTTTGTGCTCTTTATATGATGAAGACATTGACCCCGATGCGAAAAAGGTTTTAAAAGAATTTTGCACAAAACTTTACTTTTTTAAGTTAAATCGTTGGGGATTGTTTGTCAATATGCTTAAAGCATTGTTTAGCTGTAGGCCTTTTCAAGTTGCCTATTTTTACCGAAGAAGTATTAAAAACAAAATTGAAACCATAATAGAAAAAGAAAAGCCCGAACACATATATTGTCAGCTATTACGAACTGCCGAATACGTCAAAAATATTGATATACCCAAAACAATTGACTACCAAGATGTTTTTTCAATAGGTATTAAACGCCGTATGGATAAGGTAAACTTATTGCTCAGACCTGTATTTTGGATGGAATATGTTAGACTGCGAAAATACGAAAACAAAATATTTTCATGGTTCGATAACAAAACTATCATTTCATATCCCGACAGAGACCTGATACCACACAAGAATTATGAACAAATACACGTTATTCCCAACGGTGTTGATTACGATTTTTTTACTGCTAATAAAATGGCAGAGCAAAGTTACGACATAGTTTTTACAGGAAATATGAACTATCCGCCCAACATTATGGCTTGCTTGTATTTGGTAAACGATATTTTACCTTTGGTAAATAAAACGTATCCCAATTGTAGCGTACTTCTGGCAGGTGCAACACCACATGCAAAAGTAAAACAGCTTAAATCCGAAAATGTTGCCGTTAGCGGATGGTTGCACGATATTAGAGATGCATACAATAATGCAAAAATATTTATTGCACCAATGCAAATAGGTACAGGCTTGCAAAACAAGTTGTTGGAAGCAATGTCAATGCAAAAGCCTTGTATTACCACAGCTTTGGCAAATAATGCCTTAAAAGCTATTCCCGACGAACATTTGCTTATAGGTAATAATGCTCAAGAGCTTGCCGATTGTATAGTTAGGTTATTAAACGATGCCGAATTATGCACAAAAATTGGAAATCAGGCTCGCGAGTTTATTTTAGAAAATTATAGCTGGGAAAAAAATACTGAACAATTAAGCAATATCATCATCAATACTAATAAGAAATAA
- the ettA gene encoding energy-dependent translational throttle protein EttA has protein sequence MSDDKKIIFSMVGVGKVVPPNRQILKDIYLSFFYGAKIGIIGLNGSGKSTLLKIIAGKDKSYNGEVVFSPGYSVGMLEQEPELDNNKTVKEIVEEGVADIVSILKEYEEINNKFSEPMTDDEMNKLIERQGELTELIEQKDGWELDSRLERAMEALRCPDGDVSVSVLSGGERRRVALCRLLLQKPDILLLDEPTNHLDAESVEWLEQFLQHYAGTVISVTHDRYFLDNVAGWILELDRGEGIPWKGNYSSWLEQKTQRLAMEEKAESKRMKTLQRELEWVRMAPKARQSKGKARLNSYERLLSEDVKQKEEKLELYIPNGPRLGNQVIEAVNVSKSFGDKLLFDNLNFNLPPGAIVGIIGPNGAGKTTLFRMIMGTEAPDKGSFTIGPTVKIGYIDQAHAEIDPEKTVWEVISEGNENIEMGGRLINSRAYVSRFNFSGVDQGKKAGVLSGGERNRLHLALTLKSEANVLLLDEPTNDIDINTLRALEEGLENFAGCAVIISHDRWFLDRIATHILAFEGDSEVYFFEGGYTDYEENKKKRLGDVTPKRIRYRKLI, from the coding sequence ATGAGCGACGATAAGAAAATAATTTTTTCGATGGTTGGAGTTGGCAAAGTAGTTCCACCAAATAGGCAAATACTAAAAGATATTTACCTATCGTTTTTCTACGGAGCCAAAATAGGTATTATTGGTTTAAACGGTTCCGGAAAATCGACTTTGCTAAAAATTATTGCAGGTAAGGATAAATCATATAACGGAGAAGTTGTTTTTTCGCCAGGCTATTCGGTTGGTATGCTAGAGCAAGAACCCGAATTGGATAACAATAAAACTGTAAAAGAAATAGTTGAAGAAGGCGTTGCCGATATTGTCAGTATTTTAAAGGAATACGAAGAAATAAACAATAAGTTTAGTGAACCAATGACTGATGATGAAATGAATAAGTTGATTGAACGCCAGGGCGAATTAACCGAACTTATTGAACAGAAAGACGGTTGGGAATTAGATTCCAGATTGGAAAGAGCTATGGAAGCCTTACGTTGCCCCGATGGTGACGTAAGTGTCAGTGTGCTTTCGGGTGGCGAAAGGAGAAGGGTGGCACTTTGCAGACTGCTTTTGCAAAAACCTGATATTTTGTTGTTAGACGAGCCTACCAATCACTTGGATGCCGAATCGGTAGAGTGGTTAGAGCAATTTTTGCAACATTACGCAGGTACAGTAATTTCAGTTACCCACGACCGTTATTTTTTGGATAATGTTGCAGGTTGGATATTAGAATTAGACAGGGGAGAAGGAATACCTTGGAAAGGAAATTATAGCAGTTGGTTGGAACAAAAAACTCAAAGACTTGCAATGGAAGAAAAAGCCGAAAGTAAGCGAATGAAAACTTTGCAACGAGAGTTGGAGTGGGTGAGAATGGCTCCAAAAGCCAGACAGTCAAAAGGAAAAGCTCGTTTAAATTCGTATGAAAGATTGCTTTCGGAAGATGTAAAACAAAAAGAAGAAAAATTAGAGTTGTACATACCTAACGGTCCTCGACTTGGAAATCAGGTAATAGAAGCAGTTAACGTTTCAAAATCGTTTGGCGACAAATTACTCTTCGATAATTTAAACTTCAATTTACCTCCCGGAGCTATCGTAGGTATTATTGGACCTAACGGAGCCGGTAAAACCACCTTGTTCAGAATGATTATGGGAACCGAAGCTCCTGACAAAGGCTCGTTTACCATAGGACCTACCGTAAAAATAGGCTATATAGATCAGGCTCATGCCGAAATTGACCCCGAAAAAACTGTTTGGGAAGTTATTTCCGAAGGAAATGAAAATATTGAAATGGGTGGAAGACTCATAAACTCACGTGCTTACGTGTCAAGGTTCAATTTCAGCGGCGTCGATCAAGGCAAAAAAGCAGGTGTGCTTTCGGGTGGCGAAAGAAACAGACTACATTTGGCTCTTACACTTAAATCGGAAGCTAATGTTTTACTTTTAGACGAGCCGACTAACGATATAGACATCAACACCTTACGTGCTTTGGAAGAAGGCTTGGAAAACTTTGCAGGCTGTGCCGTTATCATCTCTCACGATAGGTGGTTTTTAGACAGAATAGCCACTCATATATTAGCATTTGAAGGCGATTCGGAAGTTTATTTCTTTGAAGGCGGTTACACCGATTACGAAGAAAATAAAAAGAAACGTTTGGGCGACGTAACTCCAAAAAGAATTAGATACAGAAAATTGATATAA
- the hisS gene encoding histidine--tRNA ligase — MSSLTPPKGTRDFGPEEMSRRDYIFNTIRNVFVQYGYHHIETPAMENLSTLLGKYGDEGDKLLFRILNSGDFLKKTDKKVLAQGNYEDIISDIAEKGLRYDLTVPFARFVVQHRNEITFPFKRFQIQPVWRADRPQKGRYREFYQCDVDVIGSDSLLNEVEMIKMAEVIFKRLNINVNILINNRKILTGIAEVIGHADKIVPITVAIDKMDKIGLDNVKNELIEKGISEDDFGKLKPFLELKGSNAEKINVLSKYLEKSEIGMKGIDEIRTVFNYLSSISVDFPVILDVSLARGLNYYTGAILEIKAQDVAIGSISGGGRYDDLTGIFGLENTSGVGISFGADRIYDVMSELNLFEKIDTDKLQVLLINFGGEPEIKALKTLYYLRDNNVSAQLYPDAAKIKKQFAYADSLNAKYTLIIGQNEVDNEVYQVKNMITGEQKTVTHQELLDAVSA, encoded by the coding sequence ATGTCAAGTTTAACACCTCCAAAAGGAACTCGCGATTTTGGTCCCGAAGAAATGAGCAGAAGGGACTACATATTTAATACTATCAGAAATGTTTTTGTTCAGTACGGATATCACCATATTGAAACGCCGGCTATGGAAAACTTATCGACTTTGTTAGGAAAATACGGAGACGAAGGTGATAAACTCTTATTCAGAATTCTAAATTCCGGTGATTTTTTGAAAAAAACCGATAAAAAAGTCTTGGCTCAAGGAAATTACGAAGATATTATTTCAGATATAGCCGAAAAAGGCTTACGCTACGACCTTACTGTTCCTTTCGCTCGATTTGTGGTTCAGCACCGAAACGAAATTACTTTTCCGTTCAAACGCTTTCAAATTCAGCCTGTTTGGAGAGCCGACAGACCGCAAAAGGGTAGGTACAGAGAGTTCTACCAATGCGATGTTGATGTTATTGGTTCCGACTCATTGCTCAACGAGGTTGAAATGATAAAAATGGCGGAAGTTATTTTTAAAAGACTCAATATCAACGTAAACATTTTAATAAATAACAGAAAGATTTTGACCGGTATTGCCGAAGTTATTGGTCATGCCGATAAAATTGTGCCTATAACTGTTGCCATTGATAAAATGGATAAAATAGGCTTAGATAATGTTAAAAACGAACTTATTGAAAAAGGAATTAGCGAAGACGATTTCGGTAAACTGAAACCTTTTTTAGAACTTAAAGGTAGCAACGCAGAAAAAATCAATGTTCTTTCCAAATATTTAGAAAAATCGGAGATTGGAATGAAAGGAATAGACGAAATAAGAACCGTTTTCAATTATTTAAGCAGTATCAGTGTTGATTTTCCTGTTATTCTCGATGTTTCATTAGCAAGGGGTTTGAACTATTACACCGGAGCAATTTTAGAAATTAAAGCTCAAGATGTAGCGATAGGTAGCATTTCGGGCGGTGGAAGATACGACGACCTTACAGGTATTTTCGGTTTGGAAAACACATCGGGAGTAGGTATTTCGTTTGGTGCCGACCGCATTTACGACGTAATGAGTGAACTTAATTTATTTGAAAAAATTGATACCGATAAATTGCAAGTTTTACTTATCAATTTTGGCGGCGAACCCGAAATAAAAGCATTGAAAACACTTTATTATTTGCGAGACAACAACGTTTCGGCACAACTTTACCCCGATGCTGCTAAAATTAAAAAACAATTTGCTTACGCCGATTCGTTAAATGCTAAATACACACTAATAATAGGTCAAAACGAAGTTGATAACGAAGTCTATCAGGTAAAAAATATGATAACAGGTGAGCAGAAGACTGTAACTCACCAAGAATTGTTAGACGCTGTCAGTGCTTGA